A region from the Candidatus Zixiibacteriota bacterium genome encodes:
- a CDS encoding biopolymer transporter ExbD, which yields MAIKKKRRVSIRIDMTPMVDIAFLLLIFYMATTQFKPPEARAVDLPESHSQIELPDKDIINITITQYDSIYVDFIDKVMMNIDGIDQQTTVRRVRTATKDNVSELIHRAQAKILRALVVIKADKGASFGVMKGVMESMQANNLERFLIITDNETDPI from the coding sequence ATGGCGATAAAAAAGAAAAGACGCGTATCCATCCGCATTGATATGACTCCGATGGTGGATATTGCCTTTTTGTTGCTCATTTTTTATATGGCTACCACTCAGTTCAAACCACCGGAAGCTCGCGCCGTTGACCTGCCGGAATCCCATTCCCAGATCGAACTTCCGGATAAGGATATTATCAATATCACTATTACCCAGTATGATTCGATTTATGTCGATTTCATCGATAAGGTGATGATGAATATAGACGGCATTGACCAGCAGACGACTGTCCGGCGTGTGCGTACAGCAACGAAAGATAATGTCTCTGAGCTAATTCACCGCGCTCAGGCAAAAATACTGCGCGCGCTTGTGGTCATAAAGGCCGACAAAGGGGCGAGTTTTGGTGTCATGAAAGGTGTAATGGAATCGATGCAGGCCAATAACCTTGAGCGATTCCTTATTATCACTGACAATGAAACGGATCCGATTTGA
- a CDS encoding biopolymer transporter ExbD: MAGDVGERAPKGGKKGVRRPKRRVAIRIDMTPMVDIAFLLLIFYMVSTVFSMPQAMEINLPPKEMEDDPTIVEVKESNLLTLRVDAESRYWWNIGKPSENLPQLLPSNPNKPDSVAYAFYADTLQGLLVSRNRANDKLNTLVLIHKDADYEDMVNILDDIDVIERSWNAFTAKQKGVEPDELAKSDKFSYRYALGVWEERDDKIISESILAAQAEGKL; this comes from the coding sequence ATGGCCGGTGATGTAGGCGAACGGGCGCCCAAGGGCGGAAAGAAGGGTGTCAGACGACCCAAACGGCGTGTTGCTATCCGAATAGACATGACGCCCATGGTCGATATTGCATTCCTACTGCTTATTTTTTACATGGTTTCGACCGTCTTCTCCATGCCTCAGGCGATGGAAATCAATCTTCCTCCAAAAGAGATGGAGGACGATCCGACTATTGTTGAGGTGAAAGAATCGAATCTTCTGACACTACGTGTCGATGCTGAAAGCCGCTACTGGTGGAATATCGGGAAGCCGAGCGAGAATCTCCCGCAGCTTTTGCCAAGCAACCCCAATAAGCCGGATAGCGTTGCCTATGCCTTTTATGCGGATACATTACAGGGCCTGCTCGTCTCCCGCAATCGAGCGAATGACAAATTGAATACGCTCGTTCTTATTCACAAGGATGCCGACTACGAAGATATGGTGAATATCCTTGATGATATAGATGTGATTGAGCGCTCCTGGAATGCATTTACAGCCAAACAAAAAGGGGTTGAACCAGACGAGCTGGCCAAGTCGGACAAATTCTCCTACCGTTATGCGTTGGGTGTATGGGAAGAGCGCGATGACAAAATTATATCTGAATCAATTTTGGCTGCTCAGGCAGAAGGTAAATTGTGA
- a CDS encoding MotA/TolQ/ExbB proton channel family protein — protein sequence MIKQTMFVTLNALAAFAIGFYLWYGVFRTSENPIVHSIYQGGPLVVLLIMVFVMLLVFVIERYRSLYSVAKGKSSVQVFFKQLITLLQKDDYDGALAACDKQRGTTANVLRAGIERYRELRADKSVDSEKRINLTQTAIEEANALEGPLLERNLIALSTIASIATMVGLLGTTVGMIRAFAATGNVEGGVIDAASLAVGISEALINTAGGLLSGIVGIFFYNFFVNKVDAFNYTTDEATFEVMQLLKAKEGK from the coding sequence GTGATTAAACAAACAATGTTCGTGACGCTAAACGCGCTGGCAGCGTTCGCAATAGGATTTTATCTTTGGTATGGAGTATTCAGGACTTCGGAAAATCCGATTGTCCACTCGATTTATCAAGGCGGCCCGCTGGTCGTGCTCCTTATCATGGTCTTCGTGATGCTCCTTGTATTTGTTATCGAGCGTTATCGTTCGCTTTACTCGGTTGCCAAAGGAAAAAGCTCGGTTCAAGTCTTTTTCAAACAGCTTATTACTCTCCTCCAAAAAGACGACTATGATGGCGCTTTGGCCGCCTGCGATAAACAGCGCGGGACAACAGCTAACGTGCTTCGCGCCGGAATTGAGCGCTACCGTGAGCTTCGCGCCGATAAATCAGTCGATTCAGAAAAACGAATCAACCTAACCCAGACCGCTATCGAAGAAGCCAACGCCCTTGAAGGCCCGCTTCTGGAGAGAAATCTCATTGCCTTGTCAACTATTGCATCCATCGCCACTATGGTCGGTTTGCTCGGTACCACAGTCGGTATGATCCGCGCCTTCGCCGCAACAGGTAATGTTGAAGGCGGCGTTATCGATGCCGCATCGCTTGCCGTCGGTATTTCCGAGGCCCTCATTAACACCGCTGGCGGACTTCTCTCCGGTATCGTCGGGATATTCTTTTACAATTTTTTTGTAAACAAGGTAGATGCTTTCAATTACACGACCGACGAGGCGACTTTCGAAGTCATGCAGCTGTTGAAGGCGAAAGAAGGCAAGTAA
- a CDS encoding TonB family protein, whose product MPSDVDNALYSPYGAYELKAKYQKNFLFGTVVTIGFVLGIIVVSWIYSAIIGDGDLPPAPTVIRTVADLGPPPTIVKRPPDVQVTPQVNKPKVGIPTPVADDEVLEEDVVLATKDDLADISAPDMGADGDVVVDIADDDYIPGVDEFVPVEIQAEMIHEVKPEYPRLARQAAIEGDVWIAVLVGKDGSVLDSKVYKSSGTASLDDAAMAVSKQHKFKPAIQNKNPVPVWVKFKVKFTLGE is encoded by the coding sequence ATGCCATCCGATGTTGATAACGCCCTTTATTCTCCTTACGGAGCATACGAACTCAAAGCCAAATATCAGAAAAATTTCCTTTTTGGAACAGTTGTCACGATAGGCTTTGTGCTCGGCATCATAGTAGTTTCATGGATTTACTCGGCCATCATAGGCGACGGCGATTTGCCGCCTGCCCCGACAGTCATTAGAACTGTGGCTGACCTTGGACCGCCTCCAACAATCGTCAAGCGTCCGCCTGACGTGCAGGTCACACCGCAAGTGAACAAGCCGAAGGTTGGTATCCCGACGCCTGTCGCTGATGATGAGGTCCTTGAAGAGGATGTTGTGCTGGCCACTAAAGATGATCTTGCCGATATCTCTGCGCCAGACATGGGCGCCGACGGAGATGTAGTGGTGGATATAGCAGATGATGATTATATTCCGGGGGTTGATGAATTTGTTCCCGTCGAGATTCAAGCTGAAATGATCCATGAGGTTAAACCTGAATATCCTCGTCTGGCTCGTCAGGCTGCCATCGAGGGAGACGTTTGGATAGCGGTACTAGTAGGTAAAGATGGATCCGTTCTGGATTCAAAGGTCTATAAATCTTCCGGAACCGCGTCTCTTGACGATGCGGCTATGGCCGTGTCAAAACAGCATAAATTCAAACCGGCAATTCAGAATAAAAACCCTGTTCCGGTTTGGGTGAAATTTAAAGTTAAGTTTACTTTGGGCGAATAA
- a CDS encoding tetratricopeptide repeat protein, giving the protein MAVRTIFWKALDEMKEFMNHLLCLHRRFTVASFGVCLLLLIVSGSLRAQDVKPSISEALKSGDTAAAITLLNKDIELDKSFDANYHLLGLIYYNRGQYQKAAEQLSLAVEKKGKNWDAQYHLGKSYIQLGDLDKAEKIMDDGRKKAKEFKDEFENGYGLVMMARKKYQEADLAFRQAQIIDSTVAEYHINLGDANFYSGVPSLAIASYEKALLIDTASSEVYYHWAEACLETKDYNCALEKLRQVLTKDSTYAPAWRRAGEIYFKAALSSKTREDRVNRYKETIGSYKRYLELSQVPADSVNVRPYFELAMAYNNLSGYDDAATYFENVLAIPYEPRDIYFNYAKALMGKKQYDSASVMIQKHLDWVKTQPETYNSAVTPGELYAMLGDGFYYSDPKDYGNAITYYLKALEISPDNKRAVQNIAVAYHTLKNYPKALEYYDKRIAQGLDTSSIGVYKNAGYTALSIAGGSGADTDFDLDAGEDGIDPVAVTETGQIDPNKNYHQVAVDYLTTYLAEKPDDAKATLLVANTYLYQLQDCQSGVTWFEKLSALEPGNCDAAKALGYAYFAGDCTKNYGKALGYLTDAYNCQVKGGKPCGDLNIILWMAQAYHLRAADKVAEKADANNDFKNAFEWYGKVLQCSPNNADAKKGQDDTKFEFN; this is encoded by the coding sequence ATGGCAGTTCGAACAATATTTTGGAAAGCTTTGGACGAAATGAAAGAGTTTATGAACCACCTTCTCTGTTTACATCGTCGTTTTACGGTCGCATCCTTTGGCGTGTGCCTTCTATTGCTTATAGTTTCCGGTTCTCTTCGAGCCCAGGATGTCAAACCATCAATCAGTGAAGCCCTCAAATCAGGCGACACCGCTGCCGCCATAACGCTTTTAAATAAAGATATCGAGTTGGATAAATCGTTCGATGCCAATTATCACCTGCTCGGTTTAATTTATTATAACCGCGGACAATACCAAAAGGCCGCTGAACAGTTGAGTCTTGCAGTCGAGAAGAAGGGCAAGAACTGGGACGCGCAATATCACCTTGGAAAGTCTTATATCCAACTCGGCGATCTCGATAAAGCTGAAAAAATAATGGATGACGGCCGCAAGAAGGCTAAAGAGTTCAAGGATGAATTTGAGAACGGCTACGGGCTGGTCATGATGGCTCGCAAAAAGTATCAGGAAGCAGACCTTGCTTTCAGACAAGCCCAGATCATTGACTCGACCGTCGCAGAGTACCATATAAATCTCGGCGATGCCAACTTCTATTCGGGCGTGCCATCGCTTGCAATTGCGTCGTATGAAAAAGCTCTTCTGATAGATACCGCTTCGTCCGAAGTCTATTATCATTGGGCTGAAGCATGCCTTGAGACAAAAGATTATAATTGTGCGCTCGAAAAACTACGTCAGGTGCTTACCAAAGATAGCACCTACGCGCCCGCATGGCGGAGAGCTGGCGAGATTTATTTCAAAGCCGCGCTTTCATCCAAAACTCGCGAGGATCGCGTTAATAGATATAAAGAGACTATAGGTTCCTACAAGAGATACTTGGAATTATCCCAAGTTCCTGCTGACTCGGTGAATGTCCGTCCATATTTCGAACTTGCCATGGCCTACAATAATCTTTCGGGCTACGATGATGCCGCGACCTATTTTGAGAATGTTCTGGCCATTCCCTATGAGCCTCGCGATATATATTTCAATTATGCCAAAGCGCTCATGGGCAAGAAGCAATACGATAGCGCGTCGGTTATGATCCAAAAACATCTTGACTGGGTAAAAACCCAGCCGGAAACGTATAACTCTGCGGTGACGCCGGGCGAACTCTATGCCATGCTTGGCGACGGTTTCTATTACAGCGATCCCAAAGATTACGGGAACGCGATTACCTATTATCTGAAGGCTCTTGAAATCTCGCCGGACAATAAACGGGCTGTCCAAAATATCGCCGTCGCCTATCACACCCTCAAAAACTATCCCAAGGCTCTCGAGTACTACGACAAGCGAATCGCGCAGGGTCTTGATACTTCGAGTATAGGCGTCTATAAAAATGCCGGATATACGGCATTGAGCATTGCCGGTGGAAGCGGCGCTGATACTGACTTTGATCTTGACGCAGGCGAAGATGGAATTGATCCGGTGGCTGTCACCGAAACGGGACAAATTGATCCAAATAAGAATTATCATCAGGTTGCGGTTGACTATCTCACCACATATCTTGCAGAAAAGCCCGATGACGCCAAAGCGACATTGCTTGTGGCCAATACCTATCTCTATCAACTTCAGGACTGCCAATCGGGCGTGACCTGGTTTGAAAAACTCTCGGCTCTTGAGCCGGGCAACTGCGATGCGGCAAAAGCATTGGGCTATGCCTATTTTGCCGGAGACTGCACAAAGAATTATGGCAAGGCATTGGGTTATCTAACGGATGCCTACAATTGTCAGGTAAAGGGCGGGAAGCCATGCGGAGACTTAAACATTATCCTCTGGATGGCACAGGCTTATCATCTCCGCGCCGCGGACAAAGTCGCCGAGAAAGCTGACGCCAACAATGATTTTAAGAATGCCTTCGAATGGTATGGAAAAGTTCTGCAATGCAGTCCGAACAATGCAGACGCTAAAAAAGGACAGGACGATACCAAATTTGAATTCAATTGA